Proteins encoded within one genomic window of Candidatus Hydrogenedentota bacterium:
- the nuoE gene encoding NADH-quinone oxidoreductase subunit NuoE: MTVDTAAVAEIVAKYPANRSSLIPILQDVQEHYGYLPEAAMDNLAQRLNLSPNEVYGVATFYTQFRFQPPGEHTIYVCQGTACHVRGGAEILQELEHRLGIEAGETTPDGRFDLRRVACLGCCALSPVVSVDGHVFAEVTRAKVPSILAKYRGKKEVAES, from the coding sequence ATGACTGTCGATACGGCGGCCGTCGCGGAGATTGTCGCCAAATACCCCGCCAACCGCAGCAGCCTGATACCCATCCTTCAAGACGTGCAGGAGCACTACGGGTATCTGCCCGAAGCGGCCATGGACAACCTGGCGCAGCGCCTGAACCTGTCGCCCAATGAAGTGTACGGGGTAGCGACGTTCTATACCCAATTCCGTTTCCAGCCGCCCGGCGAACATACGATCTACGTATGCCAAGGCACGGCGTGCCACGTCCGCGGCGGGGCGGAGATTCTGCAGGAACTGGAGCACCGGCTGGGCATAGAAGCGGGCGAGACGACGCCGGACGGGCGGTTCGACCTGCGCCGCGTGGCCTGCCTGGGCTGTTGCGCGCTGTCGCCGGTCGTCTCTGTGGACGGCCACGTGTTCGCGGAAGTGACGCGCGCGAAAGTGC